A part of Winslowiella toletana genomic DNA contains:
- a CDS encoding DUF1145 family protein — protein sequence MLLNLGRLLMLCVWAFLLLNVVQPFPKPLKYFVDIALFFMVVMHGLQLVLLRATQPKDGPQLSKLTQAKIFFFGVFELLAWQKKHYPKQ from the coding sequence ATGCTGCTTAATCTTGGACGTTTACTGATGCTGTGCGTCTGGGCCTTTCTGTTACTGAATGTGGTCCAGCCATTCCCGAAACCTTTAAAATATTTCGTTGATATTGCGCTGTTTTTTATGGTGGTGATGCACGGTTTGCAGCTGGTATTGCTGCGCGCTACGCAGCCAAAAGACGGGCCGCAGCTCAGCAAACTAACTCAGGCGAAAATCTTTTTCTTTGGTGTCTTTGAACTGCTGGCCTGGCAAAAAAAACATTATCCCAAACAATAA
- a CDS encoding DUF2500 domain-containing protein, which yields MSKPPLIFFIVLAIIAILATRQFIKQRREVAVNDASPLRAIPVEVKAKREFPASSRRSRQREVIPVEDMRYEAWFHPLNGAGDFKLVLNAEDYHQIDKGVQGKLQVKGSRFVSFVPTP from the coding sequence ATGAGCAAGCCACCGCTAATCTTTTTCATCGTCCTGGCGATTATCGCCATTCTTGCCACCCGCCAGTTTATTAAGCAGCGGCGCGAAGTGGCGGTGAATGACGCCTCTCCGCTGCGTGCTATCCCGGTGGAAGTGAAAGCTAAACGTGAGTTTCCGGCATCCAGTCGCCGTTCGCGTCAGCGTGAAGTGATCCCGGTTGAAGATATGCGCTATGAAGCCTGGTTCCATCCGTTAAATGGCGCCGGTGATTTTAAGCTGGTGCTGAATGCCGAGGATTATCATCAGATTGATAAGGGCGTGCAGGGTAAATTGCAGGTCAAAGGCTCGCGTTTTGTCAGCTTTGTGCCAACGCCGTAA
- the rsmD gene encoding 16S rRNA (guanine(966)-N(2))-methyltransferase encodes MNKKPRSGGAGQIRIIGGQWRGRKLPVPDSAGLRPTTDRVRETLFNWLAADIQQARCLDCFAGSGALGLEALSRHAASATLLELERPVAQQLEKNLATLGAKNGRVVNANTLSWLAQQGEPHDLVFIDPPFRKGLLDQTLSLLESHHWLAEGALIYVESEVENGMPPVPVNWHLHREKIAGQVAYRLYVRQAINKENDDAA; translated from the coding sequence ATGAATAAAAAACCCCGCAGCGGTGGCGCCGGACAGATCCGCATTATTGGCGGCCAGTGGCGCGGCCGTAAATTGCCGGTGCCGGACAGCGCCGGTTTGCGCCCGACGACCGATCGGGTGCGTGAGACGTTGTTTAACTGGCTGGCGGCGGATATCCAGCAGGCGCGCTGTCTTGACTGTTTTGCCGGCAGCGGTGCGTTGGGGCTGGAAGCGCTGTCGCGCCATGCCGCTTCGGCTACGCTATTAGAACTGGAACGCCCGGTGGCTCAGCAGCTGGAGAAAAATCTGGCGACGCTGGGCGCAAAAAATGGTCGGGTGGTTAACGCCAATACGCTAAGCTGGCTGGCGCAGCAGGGCGAACCGCACGATCTGGTATTTATTGACCCCCCTTTCCGCAAAGGATTGCTGGATCAGACGCTCAGCCTGCTGGAAAGCCACCACTGGCTGGCGGAAGGCGCGCTGATTTATGTGGAGAGTGAAGTCGAAAACGGCATGCCGCCGGTACCGGTTAACTGGCATTTGCACCGCGAAAAAATCGCCGGGCAAGTGGCTTATCGTTTATATGTTCGTCAGGCCATCAACAAGGAGAATGATGATGCTGCTTAA
- the tusA gene encoding sulfurtransferase TusA: MSDIFANPDQTLDALGLRCPEPVMMVRKAVRVMQEGETLLIIADDPATTRDIPGFCRFMEHTLLAQSVETTPYKYLLKKGL, from the coding sequence ATGAGCGATATCTTCGCCAACCCGGATCAAACTTTAGATGCCCTGGGCCTGCGCTGCCCGGAGCCGGTGATGATGGTGCGCAAAGCCGTGCGCGTGATGCAGGAAGGGGAAACCTTGCTGATTATTGCCGATGACCCGGCCACCACCCGCGATATTCCCGGTTTTTGCCGTTTTATGGAACATACTCTGCTGGCGCAGTCAGTGGAGACCACGCCATATAAGTATCTGCTGAAGAAAGGGTTGTGA
- a CDS encoding sugar phosphate isomerase/epimerase family protein has translation MKIAFDVDVIKDLGITKMVHQVADWGYKYIEQSPHPQINPFYKHPRASREIVTEYKSALKATGVEISSFIVVYRWSGPDEARRQAAVRNWKRMIEIAVEMGVSVINTELSGTPNEPEICEEMFYRSMEELLPIIEREGIRVEIQSHPWDFCEESNETADLVKSFRSENVKYLYSVPHTFFYDKGKGDVKTMLEYAGEDLSHVLIADTMNHTKHCRYIVNPPGVDATIHQHVGVGEGEVDFPTLFRTLREMNFANRHYKVGGESIIASSLFGYPEKMKFQAVETRELIERELLSK, from the coding sequence ATGAAAATCGCTTTTGATGTTGATGTCATTAAAGATTTGGGCATCACCAAAATGGTTCACCAGGTCGCGGACTGGGGCTACAAATATATTGAACAGTCGCCCCATCCGCAGATAAACCCGTTCTATAAGCATCCGCGAGCCAGCCGCGAGATTGTGACGGAGTACAAAAGCGCGCTGAAGGCGACGGGGGTGGAGATCTCTTCATTTATCGTGGTGTATCGCTGGTCGGGTCCGGATGAGGCGCGTCGTCAGGCGGCGGTCAGAAACTGGAAGCGGATGATTGAGATTGCGGTTGAGATGGGTGTATCGGTGATTAACACCGAACTGTCCGGAACGCCAAACGAGCCGGAAATCTGTGAAGAGATGTTCTATCGCTCAATGGAAGAGTTGCTGCCGATTATCGAACGTGAAGGCATCCGCGTCGAAATTCAGTCACATCCGTGGGATTTCTGCGAAGAGAGCAACGAAACCGCCGATCTGGTGAAGTCATTTCGCAGTGAAAATGTGAAATACCTGTACAGCGTGCCGCATACCTTCTTCTACGACAAAGGGAAGGGCGATGTGAAGACCATGCTGGAGTACGCTGGTGAGGATCTGTCGCACGTGCTGATTGCCGATACCATGAACCACACCAAACATTGTCGCTATATCGTCAATCCACCGGGCGTGGATGCCACCATTCACCAGCATGTGGGGGTGGGTGAAGGGGAAGTCGATTTCCCGACACTGTTCAGGACGCTGCGTGAGATGAATTTTGCCAACCGTCATTACAAAGTTGGCGGCGAATCGATCATTGCATCTTCGCTGTTTGGTTATCCGGAAAAAATGAAATTTCAGGCAGTGGAAACGCGCGAACTGATTGAGCGCGAATTGCTGAGTAAATAA
- the dinQ gene encoding damage-inducible type I toxin DinQ, whose amino-acid sequence MIDKAIIVLGALIALLELIRNLLQLLG is encoded by the coding sequence GTGATTGATAAAGCAATCATTGTTCTCGGAGCGTTAATCGCGCTACTGGAACTGATCCGTAATCTGCTTCAGTTGCTGGGCTGA
- the iolE gene encoding myo-inosose-2 dehydratase, whose protein sequence is MNKDNVKLAIAPIGWTNDDMPDLGKENTFQQIVSEMALAGFTGSEVGSKYPRDPAVLKPMLDIRGLQICNAWFSTFFAQGDKAKTIDEFTNHMNFLHAMGARVIGCSEQSKSIQGTTLAVLEEKPYFSDEEWRLTAEGYNELAKIAAAKGMQVCLHHHMGTGIQTTEEVDRFMALTNNDVFLLYDTGHAYYSEGSQEKMLALLTKYLPRINHVHLKDVRDEIVAQVRREKLSFLDGVKKGTFTVPGDGVIDFKPVFKILDDYGYKGWMVVEAEQDPALANPFEYAVKARRYIRETAGL, encoded by the coding sequence ATGAATAAAGATAATGTAAAGCTGGCAATCGCGCCGATTGGCTGGACCAACGACGATATGCCTGATTTAGGTAAAGAGAATACTTTCCAGCAAATCGTCAGTGAAATGGCGCTGGCCGGTTTTACCGGCAGTGAAGTGGGCAGCAAATATCCGCGCGATCCGGCGGTACTGAAGCCGATGCTGGATATTCGTGGTCTGCAGATCTGTAACGCCTGGTTCAGTACTTTCTTCGCCCAGGGCGACAAAGCTAAAACCATCGATGAATTTACCAATCATATGAATTTCCTGCATGCGATGGGCGCCAGAGTGATTGGCTGTTCCGAGCAGAGCAAGAGTATTCAGGGCACCACGCTGGCGGTGCTGGAAGAGAAGCCTTATTTCAGCGATGAAGAGTGGCGTCTGACAGCGGAAGGCTATAACGAACTGGCAAAAATCGCCGCCGCGAAAGGAATGCAGGTTTGTCTGCATCATCATATGGGCACCGGCATCCAGACCACGGAAGAAGTGGATCGCTTTATGGCGCTGACCAATAACGATGTGTTCCTGCTGTACGATACCGGCCACGCTTACTACTCCGAAGGCTCGCAGGAGAAGATGCTGGCGCTGCTGACGAAGTATCTGCCACGGATCAATCATGTGCATTTAAAAGATGTGCGCGATGAGATTGTGGCGCAGGTGCGTCGTGAGAAGCTGTCATTCCTTGATGGAGTAAAAAAAGGCACCTTTACCGTCCCGGGTGACGGGGTGATCGATTTCAAACCGGTGTTTAAAATCCTCGACGATTACGGCTATAAAGGCTGGATGGTGGTGGAAGCAGAGCAGGATCCGGCGCTGGCAAACCCGTTTGAGTATGCGGTGAAAGCCCGCAGATATATTCGTGAGACGGCAGGTTTGTAA
- the ftsY gene encoding signal recognition particle-docking protein FtsY has translation MAKDKKRGFFSWLGFGRDETSAAQDEQKETLEEQQPAAENASDAATLTPPEAELHTPEQVAEEIVAVTETVAEETRHPAPPAEEPAQPEAMAEAAEPVQPEVIAEAEEWLPEDEPLQVAQPEAEPEPEVAQVIEPEIAPEVVAPEPLVTDDAVAVIDEEAIAEAEETAPIPALVEQERPTKEGFFARLKRSLVKTRQNLGSGFIGLFRGKKIDDDLFEELEEQLLIADVGVDTTRRIITNLTQQADRKQLRDAEALYGLLKTEMSQILAKVEAPLDVSGKTPFVILMVGVNGVGKTTTIGKLARQYQAEGKSVMLAAGDTFRAAAVEQLQVWGQRNNIPVIAQQTGADSASVIFDAIQAAKARGADVLIADTAGRLQNKAHLMEELKKITRVMKKLDDAAPHEVMLTIDASTGQNAISQTKLFHEAVGLTGITLTKLDGTAKGGVIFSVADQFSIPIRYIGVGEGIEDLRSFKADDFIEALFARED, from the coding sequence ATGGCAAAAGATAAAAAACGTGGCTTTTTTTCCTGGCTGGGATTTGGACGTGATGAGACGTCAGCCGCGCAGGACGAGCAAAAAGAGACGTTAGAGGAACAACAGCCTGCTGCAGAAAATGCATCGGATGCCGCAACGCTCACGCCGCCAGAGGCGGAGTTACACACTCCGGAGCAGGTTGCTGAAGAGATTGTCGCCGTTACTGAGACGGTAGCCGAAGAGACGCGCCACCCCGCGCCGCCAGCTGAAGAGCCAGCGCAGCCGGAAGCGATGGCTGAAGCCGCAGAGCCAGTCCAGCCGGAAGTGATTGCTGAAGCTGAAGAGTGGCTGCCTGAAGATGAGCCGCTACAGGTCGCGCAGCCTGAAGCAGAGCCGGAACCGGAAGTGGCGCAGGTTATTGAACCTGAAATCGCGCCTGAAGTCGTCGCACCTGAGCCGCTTGTGACTGACGATGCTGTCGCCGTTATTGACGAAGAGGCGATCGCGGAAGCGGAAGAGACGGCGCCGATCCCGGCGCTGGTCGAGCAGGAACGTCCGACCAAAGAGGGCTTCTTCGCCCGTCTGAAACGCAGCCTGGTAAAAACACGCCAGAATCTCGGTTCAGGATTTATCGGATTGTTTCGTGGCAAGAAAATCGACGACGATCTGTTTGAAGAGCTGGAAGAGCAGCTACTGATTGCCGACGTTGGGGTAGACACCACGCGTCGTATTATCACCAATCTGACGCAGCAGGCAGATCGTAAGCAGCTGCGCGATGCCGAAGCGCTGTATGGTTTGCTGAAAACCGAAATGTCGCAGATTCTGGCGAAAGTCGAAGCGCCGCTGGATGTCAGCGGTAAAACCCCGTTTGTGATTCTGATGGTCGGGGTGAACGGCGTGGGTAAAACCACCACTATCGGTAAGCTGGCGCGCCAGTATCAGGCGGAAGGTAAATCGGTGATGCTGGCGGCAGGTGACACTTTCCGTGCCGCCGCAGTTGAACAGTTACAGGTGTGGGGTCAGCGCAATAATATTCCGGTGATCGCCCAGCAGACCGGCGCGGACTCCGCCTCGGTGATTTTTGATGCGATTCAGGCGGCGAAAGCGCGCGGCGCAGACGTGCTGATTGCCGACACGGCCGGACGCTTGCAGAACAAAGCGCACCTGATGGAAGAGCTGAAAAAGATCACCCGTGTGATGAAGAAGCTGGATGACGCAGCGCCACACGAAGTGATGCTGACCATCGACGCCAGTACCGGGCAGAATGCGATCAGTCAGACTAAATTGTTCCATGAAGCAGTCGGACTGACCGGGATTACGTTGACTAAACTGGATGGCACTGCGAAAGGCGGCGTGATTTTCTCGGTGGCGGACCAGTTCAGCATTCCGATTCGCTATATCGGCGTGGGTGAAGGTATCGAGGATTTACGGTCATTTAAGGCCGACGATTTTATTGAGGCACTGTTTGCCCGAGAGGACTAA
- a CDS encoding Gfo/Idh/MocA family protein: MTLRLGVIGTGAIGQEHIRRCSKVLQGAKVVAVSDINVDGAKAALNRLGLEAEVYADGHEVVKSSDVDAVLVTSWDPTHEEFTLAAIAAGKPVFCEKPLAMTAEGCRRIVDAEIKFGKRLVQVGFMRPYDAGYVALKKVITDGEIGEPLMLHCAHRNPTVPENYVTDMAITNTLIHELDVLRWLTEDDYKTVQVVFPRTTSKSHARLKDPQIVLFETRKGIRIDVEIFVNCAYGYDIQCEVVGEEGIAKLPEPQSVLLRKEARLSETILTDWKDRFIDAYDVELQAFINDATAGQLQGPSAWDGYAASVAADACIKAQNSGAIEPVELPARPAFYNKS, from the coding sequence ATGACGCTACGTTTAGGTGTTATCGGTACTGGCGCTATCGGTCAGGAACACATTCGCCGCTGCAGCAAAGTCCTGCAGGGGGCCAAGGTGGTGGCGGTATCGGATATCAATGTTGATGGCGCTAAAGCCGCCCTTAACCGTCTGGGTCTGGAGGCTGAAGTCTATGCCGATGGCCATGAAGTGGTGAAATCCAGCGATGTTGATGCCGTGCTGGTCACTTCCTGGGATCCGACCCATGAAGAGTTCACGCTGGCGGCGATTGCCGCCGGTAAACCGGTGTTCTGTGAAAAGCCGCTGGCGATGACCGCAGAAGGCTGTCGTCGTATCGTTGATGCCGAAATTAAGTTCGGTAAACGTCTGGTGCAGGTTGGCTTTATGCGCCCGTACGATGCGGGTTATGTGGCGCTGAAGAAAGTGATCACGGATGGCGAAATTGGTGAGCCGCTGATGCTGCACTGCGCGCACCGCAACCCAACCGTACCGGAAAACTATGTCACCGATATGGCGATCACCAACACGCTGATCCACGAACTGGATGTGCTGCGCTGGCTGACTGAAGATGATTACAAAACCGTGCAGGTAGTCTTCCCACGCACCACCTCTAAATCACATGCCAGACTGAAAGATCCGCAAATTGTGCTGTTTGAAACCCGGAAGGGCATTCGTATCGATGTGGAAATCTTCGTTAACTGTGCATACGGCTACGATATTCAGTGCGAAGTCGTGGGTGAAGAGGGGATTGCTAAACTGCCGGAACCTCAGTCAGTGCTGCTGCGTAAAGAAGCCAGGCTGTCGGAAACCATTCTGACCGACTGGAAAGATCGCTTTATCGATGCGTACGACGTTGAGTTGCAGGCGTTTATTAACGATGCCACGGCCGGTCAGTTACAGGGGCCGTCAGCATGGGATGGTTATGCCGCATCAGTGGCCGCCGATGCCTGTATTAAAGCGCAGAACAGCGGCGCCATTGAGCCGGTTGAACTGCCCGCACGCCCGGCGTTCTACAATAAGTCATAA
- a CDS encoding DcrB family lipoprotein produces the protein MRNMAKYVGIGLLVMGLAACDGKDDKAAADDNGVSSSQSAQTVNLMDGKLSFTLPAGMSDKSGKLGTQANNMHVYADESGQKAIIVIDGDTTTEGLDVLSKRLEAQQRNRDPQLQVVTNKSIELKGQPAQQLDTVISANHQSSWSSVILSKVDGKLLTLQITLPADNQQQAQTEAENIIKAITLK, from the coding sequence ATGCGTAACATGGCGAAATATGTAGGAATCGGTTTACTGGTAATGGGCCTGGCCGCCTGTGACGGTAAAGATGATAAAGCGGCAGCGGATGATAATGGCGTCAGCAGCAGCCAGTCGGCACAGACCGTTAATCTGATGGATGGCAAACTGAGCTTTACTCTGCCAGCAGGCATGTCCGATAAAAGCGGCAAGCTGGGCACTCAGGCTAACAATATGCATGTTTATGCGGATGAATCGGGTCAGAAAGCGATTATCGTTATCGACGGTGATACGACCACTGAAGGGCTGGATGTGCTGTCAAAACGTCTGGAAGCGCAGCAGCGTAACCGCGATCCACAGTTGCAGGTGGTGACCAATAAATCCATCGAGCTGAAAGGCCAGCCGGCGCAACAGCTGGATACGGTGATCTCGGCGAACCACCAGTCATCATGGTCTTCGGTGATCCTGAGCAAAGTGGACGGCAAACTGCTGACCCTGCAAATTACCCTGCCAGCGGATAACCAGCAGCAGGCGCAGACTGAAGCGGAAAATATTATTAAAGCCATTACGCTGAAATAG
- a CDS encoding zinc/cadmium/mercury/lead-transporting ATPase encodes MHQHSSCGCGQRHAAKKPACNTPARPVMQKITAISAAPVEGACCQDAACASGDDPDDEGDRPVAGEQFSWLISGMDCPSCARKIETAVNRLKGVSHARVIYATEKLVVNAGSDITKSVEQAVNKAGFKLKSAKTDAPQASFWQENRAIILLSLLMLASWILSGIDETSGQLAFIATTLAGIWPVGKKALQLMRSGTPFAIETLMSIAAIGALFIGATAEAAMVLLLFLLGERLESFAASRARRGVTALMALKPDNAVRLRGDQRQTVAVDSLRPGDIIEVAAGARLPADALLLDAFASFDESALTGESVPAERQQGEKVAAGCTSVDRQVRMEVVSRSGESAIDRILHLIEQAEQRRAPIERFLDRFSRYYTPAIMALALLVTLIPPLLFAAAWQPWIYKGLTLLLIGCPCALVISTPAAITSALAAATRRGALIKGGAALESLGAVRTVAFDKTGTLTEGKPVITDVVVLDNADPSALLLKAAAVESGSSHPLARAIVAHASALNQPIPFASDQRTLAGSGVEATVNGRQLLITAPARLTQLTDAQQAQIAALQSAGKTTVVLLEDQLPIGLIALRDRVRDDARQALDQLTALGITSIMLTGDNPRAAAAIAAELGIDYRASLLPADKVQAVVELNQQQPVAMVGDGINDAPAMKAATIGIAMGSGSDVALETADAALTHNHLTGLAAMIRLSRATHANIRQNIAIALGLKAVFLLTTLSGITGLWLAVLADSGATALVTANALRLLQKK; translated from the coding sequence ATGCACCAACACTCTTCCTGCGGCTGTGGCCAACGCCACGCGGCGAAAAAACCTGCCTGCAACACCCCGGCACGCCCGGTTATGCAGAAAATCACCGCTATTTCCGCCGCGCCGGTTGAAGGCGCCTGTTGTCAGGACGCTGCCTGCGCATCAGGCGATGACCCCGACGATGAGGGCGACAGGCCCGTTGCCGGCGAACAATTTAGCTGGCTTATCAGCGGCATGGACTGCCCGAGCTGCGCACGCAAAATCGAAACTGCAGTTAACCGTCTTAAGGGAGTCAGCCACGCCCGGGTGATCTACGCCACCGAAAAACTAGTGGTCAATGCGGGCAGCGATATCACTAAGAGTGTCGAACAGGCGGTTAACAAGGCCGGTTTTAAGCTGAAAAGTGCCAAAACCGACGCGCCGCAGGCCAGTTTCTGGCAGGAAAATCGCGCCATTATTTTGCTTAGCCTGCTGATGCTGGCCAGCTGGATCCTCAGCGGTATTGATGAAACCAGCGGTCAACTGGCGTTTATCGCCACCACGCTGGCCGGAATCTGGCCGGTCGGCAAAAAAGCGCTGCAGCTGATGCGCAGCGGAACGCCATTTGCCATTGAAACCCTGATGAGTATTGCCGCCATCGGTGCGCTGTTTATCGGCGCTACCGCCGAAGCCGCCATGGTGTTGCTGCTGTTTTTACTCGGCGAACGGCTGGAATCCTTTGCCGCCAGTCGCGCCCGACGCGGTGTGACCGCACTGATGGCGCTGAAGCCAGACAACGCGGTGCGCCTGCGCGGCGACCAGCGTCAAACCGTCGCGGTCGACAGCCTGCGCCCTGGCGATATCATTGAAGTGGCGGCGGGCGCTCGCTTACCGGCCGATGCTTTACTGCTCGACGCCTTTGCCAGCTTTGACGAAAGCGCCCTCACCGGTGAGTCAGTACCGGCTGAACGCCAGCAGGGTGAAAAAGTGGCCGCAGGCTGCACCAGTGTTGATCGTCAGGTGCGGATGGAAGTGGTGTCACGCAGTGGTGAAAGCGCCATTGATCGCATTCTGCATCTGATTGAGCAGGCCGAACAGCGCCGTGCGCCGATTGAGCGCTTTCTCGATCGTTTCAGCCGCTATTACACGCCAGCGATTATGGCGCTGGCACTGCTGGTAACGCTGATCCCACCGCTGTTGTTTGCCGCAGCGTGGCAACCCTGGATCTACAAGGGGCTGACGCTGCTGCTGATTGGTTGCCCGTGCGCGCTGGTGATCTCGACCCCGGCGGCAATTACCTCCGCACTGGCGGCCGCCACCCGTCGCGGTGCGCTGATTAAAGGCGGCGCGGCGCTGGAAAGTCTCGGCGCGGTGCGTACTGTCGCCTTTGATAAAACCGGCACGCTGACGGAAGGCAAACCGGTGATCACCGATGTGGTGGTGCTGGATAACGCCGATCCGTCGGCCCTGCTGTTAAAAGCGGCGGCGGTTGAAAGCGGATCATCGCACCCACTGGCGCGCGCGATTGTCGCCCATGCCAGCGCGCTGAATCAGCCGATCCCGTTTGCCAGCGATCAGCGTACACTGGCGGGCAGCGGCGTCGAAGCCACGGTCAACGGACGCCAGTTGTTGATCACTGCGCCAGCCAGACTGACGCAGCTGACAGATGCACAGCAGGCGCAGATTGCCGCACTGCAGTCCGCTGGAAAAACCACCGTCGTGCTGCTGGAAGATCAGCTGCCAATTGGTCTGATTGCGCTGCGCGACCGTGTGCGTGACGATGCCAGGCAGGCGCTTGATCAGCTAACAGCGCTGGGGATTACCAGTATCATGCTGACCGGCGACAACCCACGGGCGGCGGCGGCGATTGCCGCTGAGCTGGGCATCGATTATCGCGCCAGCCTGTTACCGGCCGATAAAGTACAGGCGGTGGTGGAACTGAATCAGCAGCAGCCGGTAGCGATGGTGGGTGACGGTATTAATGATGCGCCAGCGATGAAAGCGGCAACCATTGGCATTGCGATGGGCAGCGGCAGCGACGTCGCGCTGGAAACCGCCGACGCCGCGCTGACGCACAATCATCTGACAGGCCTCGCGGCAATGATCCGCTTGTCGCGCGCCACCCATGCCAATATCCGGCAGAATATCGCCATCGCGCTGGGGCTGAAGGCGGTATTTCTGCTGACCACGCTGTCAGGGATCACCGGATTGTGGCTGGCGGTGCTGGCTGATTCGGGCGCGACGGCGCTGGTTACCGCTAATGCATTGCGATTATTGCAGAAGAAATGA
- a CDS encoding 7-cyano-7-deazaguanine/7-aminomethyl-7-deazaguanine transporter: MISFTPRQRTYALVWLSLFHLLVITSSNYLVQLPISVLGLHTTWGAFSFPFIFLATDLTVRIFGAPLARRIILLVMVPALFISYALSSLCYQGEWQGFAALREVNLFVARIACASFMAYALGQILDVHVFNRLRRNARWWIAPAAAMFLGNISDTLAFFFIAFYKSTDPFMAQNWMEIALVDYSFKVLICMIFFLPAYGVLLNAALKRLAERSNKAELNFG, encoded by the coding sequence ATGATCTCTTTTACCCCGCGTCAGCGCACTTATGCGCTGGTCTGGCTGTCACTATTCCACCTGCTGGTGATCACTTCCAGTAACTATCTGGTACAACTGCCAATCTCGGTATTGGGTTTGCATACTACCTGGGGCGCGTTTAGCTTTCCGTTTATCTTCCTTGCCACCGATCTGACAGTTCGCATTTTTGGTGCTCCGCTGGCGCGTCGTATTATTCTGCTGGTGATGGTTCCGGCGCTGTTTATTTCCTATGCACTTTCGTCCCTCTGTTATCAGGGCGAGTGGCAGGGCTTCGCGGCGCTGCGCGAGGTAAATCTGTTTGTCGCCCGCATCGCCTGCGCCAGCTTTATGGCCTATGCTTTAGGGCAAATCCTTGATGTGCATGTGTTCAACCGCCTGCGCCGCAACGCCCGCTGGTGGATTGCACCGGCAGCAGCGATGTTCCTTGGCAATATCAGCGATACCCTCGCCTTCTTCTTTATTGCCTTCTACAAAAGCACCGATCCGTTTATGGCGCAGAACTGGATGGAGATCGCGCTGGTGGATTACAGCTTCAAGGTGCTGATCTGCATGATCTTCTTCCTGCCTGCTTATGGCGTATTGCTGAACGCCGCGCTGAAACGTCTGGCGGAACGCAGTAATAAAGCTGAACTGAATTTCGGATAA
- a CDS encoding lysoplasmalogenase, with protein sequence MLWSFLAVLFSGWLYVDASYRGPQWQRWVFKPVTLLLLLAWAWQAPVLSSAEYLILFGLLATLIGDALTLLPQQRMLYAIGAFFLSHLLYTISFAGHMTLAFFWPIPLTLVIVGALLIAAIWTRLEELRWPICTFIGMTLVMVWLTAEQYYFSPTDYSFSLLAGTLFLLLANIVWFLSHYRRRFNADRAIVAASYFLGHFLIVRSLYL encoded by the coding sequence ATGCTTTGGTCCTTTTTAGCCGTGCTGTTTTCGGGCTGGTTGTATGTTGATGCATCTTATCGTGGTCCGCAGTGGCAACGCTGGGTATTTAAGCCGGTGACGCTGCTGCTGTTGCTGGCCTGGGCATGGCAGGCGCCGGTACTGAGCAGCGCCGAATACCTGATCTTATTCGGGCTGCTGGCGACACTGATCGGTGATGCGCTGACGCTGCTGCCGCAACAACGCATGCTGTATGCCATCGGGGCGTTTTTCCTTTCGCACCTGCTGTATACCATCAGTTTTGCCGGACACATGACGCTGGCCTTCTTCTGGCCGATTCCGCTGACGCTGGTGATTGTCGGCGCGCTGCTAATCGCCGCCATCTGGACGCGCCTGGAAGAGTTGCGCTGGCCGATTTGCACCTTTATTGGCATGACGCTGGTGATGGTATGGCTGACGGCAGAGCAATATTACTTTAGCCCAACCGACTACAGCTTCTCGCTGCTGGCAGGCACCCTGTTCCTGCTGCTGGCGAATATTGTCTGGTTTCTCAGTCACTACCGCCGCCGTTTCAATGCTGATCGCGCCATTGTCGCCGCCAGCTACTTTCTTGGTCACTTCCTGATTGTGCGTTCCCTCTACCTCTGA